GAAGAACATCATAATTGAGGAAGAATTTTTGATGAATTTTAAATATAAATCCATTAACCAAGACAATTAGTTATTTATAAAGCAAATATTAATTTTTAATTTGTGCGTCATAAACAACATTTAAATGAATTGTTATGAATCACCCAAAAATCGATTAATAAAGCATTGTCTGATAGCAACGTTACAGATTTATAATTGACTTCTTTGTGTTTTGGTGGTTAAAAACTTATTTTTTACTACAAAAGCACAAAGGCACAGAGAAAAATCTACTTAACAGTGGTATTCCTAATCCCTACTACCCAGTCACTAGTACCTAGTCCCCATTACTGGTTGCTTTCCAGCCCAATTTTGCCACCGGAGAATGCCGCGACTCACCAATTCTGGATGAGTATCCCCCATAAAACAGATACGCCCCATTTTTTCACAAGCAATGAGAATTTCTCCGTGTCCCATAAACGGGGCAATCACAAAATTATTCGGGCTAGTATACAAATTTATTAAGTAGTTGATGATTGCTTCTACTCCTTCAACGTTAATTGGTCTTTGTGGTTTAGATATTAATTGGTGAGAAAAAATTCCTACATAAATATTGCCCAGTATTAATTCGTATTGAAAGGGCATTTGATTATGCTTGTAAAATTCATAAATATGTCCCTCTGAACGCAGCACAGCCACAACCCGCGCCTCATTTACTAAGTAATTATGCTCCCAGGTAGGGGAAAGGGTAGCGATCGCTAACGCCGCATCTGAGGGCAGCAGTTTTCTAAACTCTGGAGTTGCAGTATGACCACAATATATTAAATGCCGTCCTAAGAGCCATTCCTCACCAATTTTGACTTTGGGTGCAGTAGGTGTTGCAGATTGCTCAATTAATGGTTCTGGCTGGCGTTGGCTTTTTTTGACAGCCAATTTAGCTGCTTTTTGTGCCATAGCACTTTTGTGTGCTAATATCTGTAGTTCTTTTTGCTTAGCTTTCAAGTCAGCAATTAGTTGAGCTTGCCGTTCGGCTTCTTCTTTGTCTCCCCTGGCTTGGGCTAACTCCAAAGCTTTTTGTGCCTCTTGTGCCAAACTACGTTCTTGACTACCAGCCCTAGCTATCTTCAATAATGCCGTAGGACTATCAGCGATCGCTGTACCCTTAATTAGCTGTTTAACTGCTGGATGAATACTTTTAGCAATCTGCTTACCGTGCTGGAAGGTGCGTTCAGAATATCCGACTTCTTTGGCTAACTCCACAGTTCTTTTTGGTGGTGGTGAAATCATTTCACCACCTTTATGGGTATGTTGATTATCACCCACTTTCGCCCGCAGTCCCATGCGTTCCATAATTTGATCTCGTTCCAACCACAGTTCTGAACGCTCTAGCGGTTCTAGCTCATTGCGGATCAAATTTTCGTCAATTTCTGCCAAACGGGCTTGGTCAGAATCTTGATAAGTCACAATATTACACTCAATAGCCTCTAGCCCCAACAGTTTACAGGCTGTCAGACGGTGTAAACCCGCAATCAAATTCAGCTTTTGATCTACCGTAATCGGGTTCAAAAGACCATTAGCCTTAATTGATTCCTTCAAATCGTCAACTTTTTCGCCTTTAACTGGGCGGCGGTTGCGACCAACTTGAATTTGGTCTATAGGCACTATAGGCATAATTACTGTTTTTGAGTGCGTTCAGGCAAAAGACTAATAATACGACTAAGATACAGCTAAAAAGTTTCAATTGGGGATTAGGGACTGGGGACTGGGGATTGGGGATTGGGGATTGGGGATTGGGGACTGGGGATTGGGGATTGGGGACTGGAGATTGGGAACTGGGGACTCTTTAGCGCCACCAATTGAAGAGAATGTCTTATGGTACACAACTGTAATGATAGCAATCTGTTGATAATAACAAAACTGCTAGATTAAGCTACTACACACAGAAAATTACCTACAAACTCAAATAGACTATTAACATTCATTAGTCATCCGTCATCATTCAACAATAAATCGATTGACAATATCAAAGTTTTTTGCCATACTTGAACACAAGTTTATCGAAGTTTTTCCGAGACATTTTCATATCAAGTTCGCTGATTACTTGTAATTCGGAGTATGCGTGCGGAAATCTTAAAATACCTCCCCTGCACCCCTTCTCCTCTGCTCCCTTGCAGTCTTCATGATAAGTCTTTAACCGGACACGATATTATTGGCGCTTCGTTATTTTTGAGATTTAAGTTTTTGGCTAGCGCTATGGTATTTTACGATACTTGATTCAATGGCAAATTAGGATAGAACTGAAGAAGATTTGCAGTAACGCCACAATTGATTTTGCCATCAAACCAGTAATTTATGTTGGTATGAAAGGCGTACTACATTCACATAGAGCTAATTTAACTCTCCGCTCGGTGAAGATCAAATGATAGAGGAAAAGCACCTCGATTAACTGCGGATGAGTTGATTGCAACCGACTGATATAGCCATCTAGCCAACTTTTGGGATAGCACAATTGGAATGAAAATATGGCAGTAAACAAAGAAAGCCGATTATTTACAAAATCTCCTGGTCGGTGGCGAATACTTTTGGCAGCTTCTATTACTTTAGCTACCGGACTAATATCATTCTATAGTTTTTCACCAATCAAGTTTCGCTCCGAAGTTCAAACTCCGCCAGCTAATTCTCCAAAGGCTACCCCTGTGAAAGTTGCTGTGACTGCCTTGGGACGTTTGCAACCTGAAGGCGAAGTGACTAATTTGTCTGCTCCCAGTTCAACTAACGGTATTCGAGTAGAAAAACTGTTGGTGAAGGAAGGAGACACCGTAAAGGCAGGACAAGTATTAGCGTATTTAGAAGATTATAGTCGTGCTACCACAGCCTTAGAACAAGCTTTAGACAAACTGCAAATTGCCAAAGTCAAACTAGCACAGGTAAAGTCTGGGGCTAAACCCGGAGACATCGATGCACAAAAGGCAGCGATCGCGAGTTTAGGGTCACAATTTAAAGGTGATGTTGCAACACAACAAGCAACCATCAACCGCATCCAGGCTGAAGTCAACAATGCTCAAACAGAGAACCAGCGATATCAGCAGTTATTTAAACAAGGTGCGATCGCTGCTTCAGTAGCAGATACTAAAACTTTGCAATTGAAAACAGCACAACAGCAGCTAACAGAAGCCAAAGCCAGCCTCAACCGTACTCAAAACACCTTCACTGAACAGCAAAAAGAAGCCATAGCCAAACTCAACAGTATTAAAGAAGTGCGTACAGTCGATGTTGACTTAGCACAAGCCGATGTTAGAAGTGCTGTAACTGCTATCAAGCAAGCAAAAGCAGACCAGGAATTAAGTTACATCAAATCTCCCATAGATGGCAAAATTTTGAAAATTCACGCCAAAACTGGAGAAGTAATTTCCAGCACTGGATTTGCTGAGATAGGCAAAACATCTCAAATGTATGTTGTTGCAGAAGTCTATCAAACCGATATTCAAAAAGTGCGTCTAGGTCAAAAAGCTACCATTATCAGTACAGCATTTCCTGGAAAATTACAAGGAACTGTGAACGAAATTGGTTTGCAAGTTGACAAACAAAGCATCTTTAGCCTCAACCCCAACTCAGACACAGACCGTAGAATAGTTGAAGTCAAAATATCCATCGATAATCCCGCAGATAGCGATCGGGTAGCTCGTTTAACCAATTTACAGGTGGATGTTGCTATTCAGATATAGTCAAGAATCAACAGTCAAGAGTCATTAGTCAGTGGTCAGTGGTCAGTGGTCAGTAGTTAATAGTCAGTGGTCAGTAGTCAGTAGTTAGAACAAATGACAAATGACAACTAACAACTAACAAATGACAAATGACAACTGACAACTAACAACTAACAATTAACAATTTAATCCAATGAATTTAAAGATTCCTTTAGCATGGCTACAATTAGCCCAACAGAAAGTTCGCTTTTTAGTGGCTATAGCTGGGATTGCTTTTATTGTCCTGTTGATGTTTGTACAACTTGGTTTCCAAGATGCTCTTTATTCCAGTGCTACCGCAGTGCATCAAAACCTGCGAGGTGATTTATTTTTAGTCAGTTCTCAATATAAATCTTTGACTTCAAGTCAAAGCTTTTCACGCACTCGTTTATACCAAACTTTGGGGTTTGATGGTGTAGAGTCAGTTAGCCCCATGTATTTGCAATTTGCAAAATTAAAAAATCCGGCAACCGGAGAGAAATACTCAATATATGTTATTGGGTTTGATCCGGGAAGACATGTGATGAATATACCGGAAGTCGAGCAAAACTTAGACAAACTCAAAATTCCTGATGTCATGCTTTTTGACCGGGATTCTCGACCAGAATTCGGCCCAATCGCTGCAAATTTTGACAAAGGAGATACGGAACAAACAATTGAAATATTTCCCTTTGATGCACAAATTGGATATAGAGTTAGAGTTGGTGGCTTATTCAGCTTAGGCCCTTCATTTGGTGTAGACGGCAATTTAATTGTCAGTGATTCAACTTTCTTAAGAATAAATCCTAACACTCGTCCGGCAGAGAAAATAGATATCGGTGTCATCTCTCTCCAGCCTGGTGTCGATGTAGAAAAAATTCTGAAAAATTTGAAAGCCAGCTTACCTAATGATGTGCAAATTTTCACCCGCCAAGAATTTATTAACTTTGAGAAAAATTATTGGGCACTGAGAACACCTATTGGCTTTATCTTGAATCTAATGTTAACAATGGCTTCTGTTGTAGGTGTAGTTATTGTCTATCAAATTCTTTACAGCAATATTGCAACACAATTTATTGCTTATGCAACTTTAAAAGCTATTGGTTATGCCAATAACTATTTATTAAATGTGGTCTTTCAACAAGCCTTAATCTTGGCATTTTTCAGTTATATACCGGGATTTCTTGTCTCTGTAATTTTATATGACTTTGCCAGGGAAGCCACTAAATTACCAATCATGATGACTGCTAATAATGCAACAATCGTTTTAATATCGGCAGTATTGATGTGTATAACTTCTGGCGCACTCGCTATCAATAAACTCCGTTCTGCTGACCCAGCTGATATTTTCTAGCAAGGGAGATGGGGAGATGGGGGGAAAAACAACTGACAACTGACAACTGACAACTGACAACTAACAACTGACAACTAACAACTGACAACTGCCCAATTTAAAATCCAAAATCAAAAATCCAAAATTGGTATCACCTCTGCTCTATGAATTTGCAAAACAAAACTCTTCTTATCACTGGAATTGATGAATTTATCGGTTTGCGTGCAGCCGAGTTAGCCATAGCGCAGGGAATGAAAGTTAGGGGATTGCAAAAAAATAGCGATCGCGAAAAAGTCCAAAATTTGGGTGTAGAAGTACTTGTCGGGAATCTTACCGATGCAGCTATTGCTCAAAAAGCTTGTCAGGGAGTAGACATCGTTTTACATACTGCTCAAATTACCCAAGAAGCTGGTTCACTAAAGGATTTTCGAGAAATCAATGTCACCGGCACAGTTAATATAGCTAAAGCTGCTAAAAATGCTGGTGTTAAAACTTTTGTGCATCTCTCCAGTGTGATGGTTTATGGCTTTAATTATCCTGAAAACATCACCGAAACCGGGCCACTCTGCGGTGAGGATAATGCCTACTGTCAGACAAAAATAGAAGCCGAAGCACAACTTTTACCATTGAATGCACCGCCTGATTTTGGTGTGATCATTATTCGCGCTGGTGATGTTTACGGGCCAGGGAGTATTCCCTGGATAGTCCGACCAATTCTGATGATGCGTCAAAAATTGTTTGCCTATGCGAATGATGGTAAAGGAGTAATCAATCACGTCTATATAGACAATCTCATTGACGCTATTTTTCTAGCGATAGAAAAAGAAACCTACGGAGAAATTTTCAATATCACCGACGGAGAAGACACTTCTTGGAAAGAGTATTTCATGCGTCTAGCGGCAATAGAAGGTTTACCGGCACCCATGTCTTTACCAAAAGATGAAATGAAGTTGTTTTTGAAACTACGCCATCAGGGACAAAAACTTTTTCGTAAAAAAGCTGATATTCTCCCAGAGTCAGTAGATTTTATGTCTCGTCCTCATGCTTATTCTGTTGCTAAAGCCCAGAGTTTGTTAGATTACAAACCCAAAATTGACTTAGAAGCAGGAATGCAACTAACACATGAATGGTTGCAAAAAACTGATATTCAACAACTAGTTAAATAGTTGGAAAATATCCACAAACATTATCTGGTATCTTGCACCATCCTCAATTAAGCCTATGGTGGGCACTGCCAACAACGTACAAATCAAGGTTTGAGCAAATTTTATGCAGTGCCCACCCTACAAAAATTTCAATAACGCAACTGGTGCAAGCTAAGTATGCTGGGCTTTACCCACCATACGTATATTTCAAAAATCAAATAGGAGTCTTATAGATGTTTGTTGAAGTGAAAAATTTAACATTCATCCCCCAAAGCTTTATCCCAAATTTGCAAACAGGCTAACTTCAAACCTTTCCCATCTTCTAGTTTGAGATAAAAATACCAGGATTGAGGAAAGTTTGGTAATTATGCAGTACGTTTCAACCATTATCTAACAACAATCCATACTATTCAAGGGTTGCTGTTACAGATATTTTATTGTCTAATCAACGCACATTTTTTTACTGAGGACTACAAAATTATGCTGAAAATAACTCATTTACGGCATCTTCTACTAGCTAGTTTATTGAGCATTAGTTGTGCTGAAATTGTCAATGCAGAGTCTGCCACAAAGCTGACTGTTTCAGTGAATGGAATCCGTCACCAAAAAGGCGAGATTTGCTTCAGAGTTTACGCTAGTGAACGAGGATTTCCTATGAGTAACACTAGTGAAGTTCAAAGTGGCTGTACTAAGATTACAGGCACTTCTGTCACCAAGGTTTTTTCTGGCTTGAAGCCAGGAAATTATGCTGTTGCTGTAGTTGACGATCAGAACGGAAATCACAAGCTTGATACAGACTTTTTTGGTATTCCTAAAGAAGGTTTTGGTATTTCCAATAATCCTACTGTATCTATCCAAACAGGTACACCAAAGTTTAGCAAATCAAGTTTTGTAGTTAAGAAAAATACAACAATCAATATTTTCATGAAATACTCGCTTGATCCATAAAGGAGAGCGGGGGAGCGGAGGAGCAGGGGAGCAGGGGGGATGAGGGGGATGAGGGAGAGAATAAGTAAACTGATTCCCTATTCCCTATTCCCTATTCCCAATTTCCCATTCCCTCATCTATTTGATCGCAACTCAATATTACACAAGGCAAAATTTGCCGGAGATTAGAGATTTCATGAAAGAGTTGACGATATTTTTGTCTAAGTCTTTGCTCGGTTGGCTGGCTATTCAGGCATGTATCACACTTATCTTTTTGTTGTATGTGCGATCGCGCCCAAAGACTATATTACCCGACGAACAGTTACCCAAAACGGCGGTGATTCTTTGTCTACGTGGAGCCGACCCTTTTTTACCCAATTGCTTGCAGGCACTATTAAACCAGAACTACCCACAGTACGATTTAAAG
Above is a window of Nostoc sp. UHCC 0702 DNA encoding:
- a CDS encoding FtsX-like permease family protein; this encodes MNLKIPLAWLQLAQQKVRFLVAIAGIAFIVLLMFVQLGFQDALYSSATAVHQNLRGDLFLVSSQYKSLTSSQSFSRTRLYQTLGFDGVESVSPMYLQFAKLKNPATGEKYSIYVIGFDPGRHVMNIPEVEQNLDKLKIPDVMLFDRDSRPEFGPIAANFDKGDTEQTIEIFPFDAQIGYRVRVGGLFSLGPSFGVDGNLIVSDSTFLRINPNTRPAEKIDIGVISLQPGVDVEKILKNLKASLPNDVQIFTRQEFINFEKNYWALRTPIGFILNLMLTMASVVGVVIVYQILYSNIATQFIAYATLKAIGYANNYLLNVVFQQALILAFFSYIPGFLVSVILYDFAREATKLPIMMTANNATIVLISAVLMCITSGALAINKLRSADPADIF
- a CDS encoding NAD-dependent epimerase/dehydratase family protein, translated to MNLQNKTLLITGIDEFIGLRAAELAIAQGMKVRGLQKNSDREKVQNLGVEVLVGNLTDAAIAQKACQGVDIVLHTAQITQEAGSLKDFREINVTGTVNIAKAAKNAGVKTFVHLSSVMVYGFNYPENITETGPLCGEDNAYCQTKIEAEAQLLPLNAPPDFGVIIIRAGDVYGPGSIPWIVRPILMMRQKLFAYANDGKGVINHVYIDNLIDAIFLAIEKETYGEIFNITDGEDTSWKEYFMRLAAIEGLPAPMSLPKDEMKLFLKLRHQGQKLFRKKADILPESVDFMSRPHAYSVAKAQSLLDYKPKIDLEAGMQLTHEWLQKTDIQQLVK
- a CDS encoding ABC exporter membrane fusion protein; this translates as MAVNKESRLFTKSPGRWRILLAASITLATGLISFYSFSPIKFRSEVQTPPANSPKATPVKVAVTALGRLQPEGEVTNLSAPSSTNGIRVEKLLVKEGDTVKAGQVLAYLEDYSRATTALEQALDKLQIAKVKLAQVKSGAKPGDIDAQKAAIASLGSQFKGDVATQQATINRIQAEVNNAQTENQRYQQLFKQGAIAASVADTKTLQLKTAQQQLTEAKASLNRTQNTFTEQQKEAIAKLNSIKEVRTVDVDLAQADVRSAVTAIKQAKADQELSYIKSPIDGKILKIHAKTGEVISSTGFAEIGKTSQMYVVAEVYQTDIQKVRLGQKATIISTAFPGKLQGTVNEIGLQVDKQSIFSLNPNSDTDRRIVEVKISIDNPADSDRVARLTNLQVDVAIQI
- a CDS encoding ParB N-terminal domain-containing protein — encoded protein: MPIVPIDQIQVGRNRRPVKGEKVDDLKESIKANGLLNPITVDQKLNLIAGLHRLTACKLLGLEAIECNIVTYQDSDQARLAEIDENLIRNELEPLERSELWLERDQIMERMGLRAKVGDNQHTHKGGEMISPPPKRTVELAKEVGYSERTFQHGKQIAKSIHPAVKQLIKGTAIADSPTALLKIARAGSQERSLAQEAQKALELAQARGDKEEAERQAQLIADLKAKQKELQILAHKSAMAQKAAKLAVKKSQRQPEPLIEQSATPTAPKVKIGEEWLLGRHLIYCGHTATPEFRKLLPSDAALAIATLSPTWEHNYLVNEARVVAVLRSEGHIYEFYKHNQMPFQYELILGNIYVGIFSHQLISKPQRPINVEGVEAIINYLINLYTSPNNFVIAPFMGHGEILIACEKMGRICFMGDTHPELVSRGILRWQNWAGKQPVMGTRY
- a CDS encoding DUF2141 domain-containing protein, yielding MLKITHLRHLLLASLLSISCAEIVNAESATKLTVSVNGIRHQKGEICFRVYASERGFPMSNTSEVQSGCTKITGTSVTKVFSGLKPGNYAVAVVDDQNGNHKLDTDFFGIPKEGFGISNNPTVSIQTGTPKFSKSSFVVKKNTTINIFMKYSLDP